The bacterium genomic interval GAGTTCCGCGCCTTCTCCGGACTCACGCTGGGCGAGTACCGCCGTCGAGCGCCGTGGTCGGCGAATCACGTGCCGGAGGGCGCGGACCTCGACCGATGAGTCCCGCTCGCGGCCCATCGGGGGTGCCGATTTCTTCAAGACGCGAGGCCGCCGATTCGGCGACCCTCGAAACGAATCGATCCCCCGGGAGGCCTCTCCATGTCCGGCATTCACGAAGTCTTCGCGTATCTGCGCGTGTCCGATGCGACCCGCGCGATCGACTACTACCGCGACGCGTTCGATGCGACCGAGAAGTTCCGTCTCGTCGAGCCGAGCGGCCGAATCGGTCACGCCGAGCTCGATCTCGGCGGAACGACGCTCATGCTCTCCGACGAGTATCCCGAGGCAGGCATCCAGGGCCCCGAGGCGATCGGCGGGACGTCCGTCACGATCCATCTCCATGTCGACGACGCCGACGCGGTCCTCGCCCGGGCCGAGAAGGCGGGCGGCGAGATCATCCGGCCCCCGGCCGATCAGTTCTACGGCGAGCGTTCCGGGACCGTGCGGGATCCCTTCGGTCACGAGTGGAACGTCGGCCATGAGATCGAGGCGGTGACGCCCGAGGAGATGCAGCGTCGCTACGACGCGATGTTCGATGGGTAGCAGGCGGAATCGGGCGTCGTCGGCCGAGACGATCGGGCTAGACTCCGGGCCGCGATCACGCGCCACGCCCGGAGGACCCCGCCATGCCGATCTCGCTCGAAGAACTCGACCTGACCGACTCCGATCTCTATCGCCAGGGCTTCCCCCACGAGATCTTCCAGCAGCTTCGGGACGAGGCGCCGGTGTGGCGGCATCCCGAAACGTCGGGCTTCGCCGAGACCGGAGGAGAAGGCTTCACCGTCCTCTCGCGCTACGAAGACATCCAGGCGGCGAACCGCGACCCGGAGCTCTTCCTGTCGTGCAAGGGGCCGGGACTCGGCTACGAAGGCAGCGGGCTCATGTTGACCGACATGGACGGCGCAGCCCATCTCCGCCAGCGCAAGCTGATCAGCGCCGGCTTCACGCCGCGCATGACGCGTCGCCTCGAAGGGCTCGCTCGGGAGTGGGCCACGAAGATCGTCGACGACGCGATCGAGAAGGAGACCGTCGAGTTCGTCCAGGACGTCGCGTATCAGCTGCCGATGCACATGATCGCGGACATCCTGGGGATCCCGCTCGAAGAGCGGGACTGGCTCTTCAAGACGACGAACGACATGCTGCTCTGCATCGATCCCGAGTACCCGGTTCCCGAGTCCGATCGTGAGGGACTTGCGACGCAGGTCTTCGCCTACGGGCACGAGATCCTCGGACGGAAGCGCGAGAATGCGACCGACGACGTGCTTTCGCTGCTCGCGACGGTCTCGGACGACCAGGGGCCGCTCAACGACCTCGAGCTCGAGGCGTTCTTCATGCTCCTGACGGTCGCGGGAAGCGAGACGACTCGGAACGCGATCTCGAGCGGACTCCAGAAACTCCTGACCGAGCCCGAGCAGCTCGCCGCGCTGCGGAGCGATCCATCGCTCATGAAGGGCGCGACCGAGGAGATCATCCGCTGGACCTCGCCGGTCGCCTACTTCAAGCGCATGGTCGCGCGGGAGACCGAGATCGCGGGCGTTCCCCTCGTCGAGGGCGAACGCGTCACGCTCTGGTATCCCTCCGCGAATCGCGACGAGCGCGCCTTCGAGGATCCCTCCCGCTTCGACGTCCGGCGCAAGAAGAACGAGCACGTCGCCTTCGGCGGCGGCGGACCGCACTTCTGTCTCGGGGCCCACCTGGCGCGCCGTGAGATCATGATCCTCTTCGAAGAGCTCCTCTCCCGGACGGCGGACATCGAGCTGGTCGGGGACCCGACCTACAGTGTGCTCGGGATCGGCAATCCGATCCTGCTCTCGCTCGGGAAGCTGCCGGTCCGACTCAAGGCGGCCTGAGCCCACGGCGACGAACGCTGCGATCGCGTCCTTCGCGCGACCGCCCCGCTCGTTTCAGCTCGTCGAGGTCGGCCGAGGTGACCGGGCGCAGCTCCCGTCGACGGTCGGTGCGCCGCGGACGGTCTCGATGATCGGTGCCCATGCGTCGAGGAGCGCCTCGACTTCGGCGGCGTCGCCGAGCCACAGGAGGTCGCCGGGGTCGGGGGCGGTGCGGAGCGGTCGCGGCGCGATCCGGCGACCCAGCGCTGCCAGAAGGGCGGGCGCCTCCAGCGCGGCCCCGGTCGCGATGAACAGGTCGACCGGCAGGGCCGTGAGACCGTCCTCGTCCACGATCCGCGTCGGCGTCTCGCCGCCGTGGGTCGCGGATTCGGCACCGAGCAGCTGCACGAGATCGGTCTCGAAGCTGTGTCCGCCCGCGAGGGTGAGCGGGGCGGTGTCGACGATGACGACCACGCAGGGGCGTCTCGCTCCGAGGTAGGCGGTCGACCGCGCGGCAAGCGGGCGATGGAGCCGGCGGATCAGGCGTTCCGCGTGCTCCCCGCGTCCTGTCGACGTCGCGGCTTCTCGGATCAGCGCGTACGCCTCTTCGATCTGGTGAACGTCGATCACGAGCGGTGTCGGCGAAGGCGGAGTCGGTGACGGGCGCAGCGACGGCGGCGTGTCGACATCGAAGAGGACGAGCGTCGGCGGAGCGTTCGACGGGGGCGATCCGCCCAGCAGGTCGAGCAGACGTTCCGCCTTCGATCCGACGGCGGCGATGGTCGCTGGCTCGTCCGGCGATACGGTCTCCGTCCGCTGATCGCAGGCGATCGTCCACGTAGACGCCACGAGGGCGAGCACGGGGGGGAGAACGCGTCCGATCGGAAAAGTCGCCGGCATCACTGCGGACTATGGCATGATGCGGCCATGGCGAGCCGACTGAGAGATCACGTCCGCGTTCCCTCCGTGCTCGACGCGGCCCGACTGGCCGTGTTGTGGGTCGCGCTCCTCGCGCCAGCGCACGTCCACGCGAAAGCACACCTGTGGCGAATCTCCGAGGTGTACAGCAATGCCGACGGCACGATCCAGTTCATCGAGCTGAACGAGTGCTGCGGGAGCAACCAGGAACGCAATCTCGACGTCACCTCGATCACCAGCAACGCGAACACCTATCTGTTTCCGAACGATCTCCCGCTGTTCCCATTCACCGCGTTCGCCTACGTGCTGATCGCCACTGCCGACTTCGCCGCGCTTCCCGGAGCGCCGACACCCGACTACATCATCCCCGATAATTTCTTCGACCCGTCGGGCGACCTGGTGACCTATGTCGGTGGCCTCGACGAGATGGTCCTTCCGCCCGGCGCCCTGCCGACCGACGGGACCACCTCCCTGCATCGCGACATCAATACGGGTGTTCTCACTCCCGGGCCGAACTCGCCGACCAACTTTTCCGGCGTGATGGGGTCCGTGAGTCTGCCGAGTGCGGTCCCCGGCGTGGCGCCCTGGCTCCTGGCGCCGATGCTCGTCGGGGCGAGCGGGTGGACGGTGCTGCGAAGGCGGAACCGCCGAGACGGGTGAGCCTGGCTACTCAGATCGGGGGATCCGGCGCGCGCACGAACCGCTCGGAGAGCGTGACCAGCCACGCGTGTACGACCGGGACGACGACGAGGGTGAAGATCGTCGAGAAGAGCAGGCCCCCGACGACGGCGACGCCGATCGCCTGACGACTCTCCGCGCCGGCGCCGCTCGCGAGCACGAGGGGCAGGCTGCCGAGGACCGAGGTCGTGCTCGTCATCAGGATGGGGCGGAAGCGCGTGTGACCCGCCGCGCGGAGCGCGTCCTGGAGCGAGGCGCCCCGGGCGCGCTCCTGGTTGGCGAAGTCGACGAGCAGGATCGCGTTCTTCGTGACCAGGCCGATCAGGAGGATCATCCCGATCTGGCTGTAGAGATTCAGCGATTGCGGGGCGCTGTAGAAGCCCTTCTCGTGGAGCTCGTTGAAGAGCCACAGCGCGAAGAGCGCGCCGAGCGTCGAGAGCGGAACCGAGAAGAGCACCGTCAGCGGGTGGAGGAAGCTCTCGAACTGGGCCGCCAGCACGAGGTAGATGATCACGAGGGCGAGGCCGAAGGTGATCAGGACCTGCTGGGACGATTCGCGGTACTCCTTCGCGTTCCCGCGCAGGTCGCGCGTGAACCCGGGCGGAAGGGTCTCGTCGAAGATCGCTTCGAGGCGCTGCAGCGTGTCCTCGAGGTCCGCCCCCTGGAGCAGGCTCGCGGAGAAGGTGGCGGAGCGGCGCAGTCCGTAGTGGTTGAGCGTGCTCGGCCCGATCCCCGCCTTCGGCTCGATCAGCGAGGAGAGCGGGATCATCGCACCGCTTGCCGACCGGACGTGGATCTCGCCGAGCTGCTCGGGGACGCTCCGCAGCGGGCTCTCGAGGGCCATCACGACGTCGTACTGCTCGTTCCTGAGCACGAATTCGTCGGCGGGACCCTGCGACACGAGCAGCCGGAGGCTCTCGGCGACGGACCCGATCGGGATCCCGAGGTCGGCGGCGCGCTCGCGATCGAAGTCGATGTCGAGCTGGGGATTCGCGAGGCGCAGGTCGGAGTCGACGTTGTAGAGCGTGCCGAGGGCCTGTGCGCGGCCGACGATCTGGCCCATCAGGTCGGCGAACTCGAACAGGTCCGCGGACGCGCTCGTGAAGACGACCTCGATGTCGCTGTCGCTCTCCTGGCCGAGGGAGGGGCGATTGAAGATCAGGACGAGGGCTTCGCGGATTCCGCCGAGGAGCTGGCCGTAGAGCGACTCGACGACGTCCTGCTGCTTGCGTTCGCGTTCGCTCCAGTGCCTGAAGCGGATGAAGAGCGAACCGAGGCCGGTGTCTTCGCCGCGGCCGAAGCCCATGCCGATCGCCTCGAAGAAGCCGTCGATCTCCGGGGTGGCGAGCAGAACCTCTTCGACCTGGTCCAGGGCCCGCGCGGTATAGGAAGCGGTCGAGCCCTCGGGTGCGCGAATGAAGATCATCGCTTCGCCTTTGTCCTCGACGGGGAGGAAGGTCTGGTCGATCCGTTCGAAGAGGAGCCAGGTCGTGGCGACGACCGCCAGCAGGAGCACGGCGATGGCCACGGGGAAGCGGAGCGCGCGGTCGAGGAGGCGGTCGTAGACCCGGGCGACGACGGCGATCCCGCGGTTGATCGCGCTCGAAAGAGGCCCCTGCCGTTCCTTCACGGTCAGGAAGCGAGAGCAGAGCATCGGGACGAGGGACAGCGCGATGAAGGTCGAGATCGCGACGGCGGCGGCGGCGGTGATCGCGAACTCCCGGAACAGGCGCCCGGTGTCGCCGCTCATGAGCGAGAGCGGAACCAGCACGGCGATCACGGCGGCGCTCGTCGCGAGCACGGGAAAGAGGACCTCCCGCGCCCCGCGCTTCGCCGCGTCGAGACGGCCCTCGCCGGTCTCCTGGTGCCGGTAGACGTTCTCGAGCACGACGATCGCGTCGTCGACGAGCAGGCCGATACAGAGCACGAGGGCGAGCAGGGTCAGGATATTGACCGAGAAGCCGAGGACGGCCATGGCGGCGAAGGTGCCGACCAGGGAGACCGGGATCACGATGCTCACGATCGTCGTGGTCGTCCGCGACTGGAGATAGAAGAGGTTCACCAGCACGACGACCCCGAAGGCGATCGCGAGGGTCTGCCAGACCTCCTTCATCGCCTCGCGGACGAAGATCGTCGAGTCCGTCGCCGTGGTGAGCTCGACGCCCGGCGGCAGGCTCGGCTCGATCGCTCTCATCTCGGCGTGGACGGCGTCGGAGATGTCGAGCTCGTTGGCGCGGGACTGGCGGACGATCCCGACGCCGACCGTCTCCCGGCCCGCATAGCGGGTGATCGTGTGGTAGTTCGCCGAGCCGAGCTCGACCCAGCCGACGTCCCGCAGCCGGATCGGCATGTCCTCGGTCTCGCGGATCACGATCGCGGCGAAGTCGCTCGCCTCCTCGAGCTGCGCGTCCGCGTTGATCGTGAACTTGCGCGTCGTCGCCTCGAGCTCGCCGGCCGGGAGCTGGAGATTGCTGCGTCGGATCGCGTCCCGGACGTCGAGGGCGTCGACGCCCCGGGCGGCCATCCGGGCCGGGTCGAGCCAGATCCGCATCGCGTAGCGCCGCTCCCCGCCGATCACCGCCTGTGCCACGCCGGGCAGGAGCTGCATGCGGGACTGGACGAGGCGATCGGCGATGTCGGTCTGGTCGACGAGCGAATAGTCGTCGGCGAAGACGTTGATCCAGATGATGGGGCTGCTGTCGGCGCCGGACTTGCGGACGACCGGACGCTCCGCCTCCTCCGGCAGGTCGCCGACCGCCCGCTGGACGGCGTTCGAGACGTCGGTCGCGGCGAGGTCGAGGTCGCGGCCCGCGGCGAACTCGACGTTGATGACCGAGATGCCGTAGTAGCTGCTCGAGGTGATCACCTCGATCCCCTCGAGCCCGTTCATCTCGGCCTCGAGGGGCTCGGTCACCGTCGCTTCGACGGTCTCGGGACTCGCGCCGATGTAGATCGTCGAGATCGAGACGACGGGCTTGTCCACGTCCGGCAGCTCCCGGACGGGGAGCGAGCGGTAGGCGGCCACGCCGGCCACGACGATCAGCAGGCTCATCACCGTCGCGAGCACCGGCCGGCCGATCGAGAGATCGGAGAGGGTCATGGCGTCCCTCCGCGACGCTCCGGCGCGGCGTCCATCAGGACGACTCGCAGCCGGCGGGCCCGTAGCGGCCGACCTCGGCGACCGGATTCCGTTCGCTCGCGCGGTCGTCGGGACTCGGGATCACCTTCATGCCGGGCTGTCGCAGCTTCTGCTGGCCGGCGACGACGACCTTCTCGCCCGGGGCCAGCCCCTCCGTCACGTGGGCACCGTCCAGGTAGTAGTCGCCGATCCGGATCTCGCGCGGCTGCGCGCGGTCTTCTTCGTCGACGACCTGCACGATGTGCTTCGTGCCCTGACGGATGATCGCTTCCTGCGGGAGCAGGATCGCGTCCTCGAAGGTCCCGGTGACGACGCGCAGTCGGACGGCCATGCCGGGATGGAGCAGGCCTTCGGCGTTGGGCACGGCCGCACGCACCCCGACCATCCGCGTCTCGGGATCGACGCGCGGGTCCACGGCGATGACGCGACCCTCGAAGCGTGGGCCGCAGCGGCCGACGATCCCGTAGACGGTCTGTTCGGTCTCGACCTGCGCGATGAAGCGTTGGGGCAGGGCGAAGCGGAGCTCGAGGGCGCTCGTGTCGGAGATCTCGACGATCGGGTCGCCGCGGTCGATGTAGTCGCCGAGGTCGACGCTGAAGAGGCCGAGGGTGCCGGCGTAGGGCGCGCGGAGCGCGTGTCGCGCGAGCCGGGTCCGCGCCGCGCGGCGGGCGCCGTCCGCCGCGTCGTAGGCCGCCTGCGCGTCGTCGAGGCGGGCCTGCGAAGCGACGCCGTCGGAATGCAGGCGTTCGATGCGCGCCAACCGGTCCCGCGCGTTCTTCAGCTGGGCATCCCGGACCTTGAGGTTCGCCCGGGCTTCGGTGTCGTCGAGACGCAGCGCGGTGTGGCCGACCTCGACGCGCTCGCCCTCGCGGGCGGAGACCTCGACGACGGTCCCCGCGATCTCACTCGCGACCGTCGTCATCTCCGGGCTCTCGAGGCTGCCCACCGAAGTCACCGTTCGCGGCAGGTCCGTCGCCTCGAGCACCGTCGCGAAGACCGGGAGCGGGGGGATTTCCCGCTGCGTGACTTCCTCTTCGCCACAGCCGATTACGCCCGCCGTGAGCGCGAGCAGGAGCAGGACGGGACGGCACGTGAGCGGGCGGCCGGGGCGGGGGCAGTTCGAGGCGAGCGTCACGCGGACGACGCTAGCGCGTGGTCCTTCGGGCTACGAGAATCGAGGGCGCGGCAGGGGGCTTCGGACGGGACTCCGAGTCCCACGGCGCGGGCTCGTCCCGAACGCGAGCGTTACTCTGATCGGCGCAGGCGGTCGGGCCGCCCGGGAGGACGACGACCATGGCTTCGAGGAACGTGGACCCGGGACGCCGAACGGCCGCGGCGATGGGTCTGGTCTGGCTGCTCGTCGCGCCCACGTCGATCGCCGTCGAGATCGACTCCGCCGGGCAGGTCGCGACGATGCCGCCGATCTCCGACCACTGGGTCTTCGTGACCGACCGGCTCTTCCAGCACAGCTTCGTCTTCGACGGAGACTCGGGAGATCTCGTCGCCACGATTCCGAGCGGGGGAACGCTCACGCCGAAGCTGCCCCTGGTGTCGCGGACCCGCGGCGAGATCTACTCGATCGACGTCGACTACGCGCGGGGGACGCGCGGCGAGCGCACGGACTACGTCACGGTCTACGACGCAGAGACCCTCGACGTGCGTGCGGACATCCTGCTCACGAACCCGGTCTCTTCGAGCAACACGAGCCTGAACCATGCGACCCTGCTCGACGGAGATCGCTTCCTCGCAGTCTTCAGTCAGTTCCCCGACACGGTCGTCATGATCGTCGACCTCGAGGCGCGCGCGGTGGTCGCGAGCGCGCCGATCGCGGGCTGCGCCGGGGTCTACGCGACGGGGGCCCGACGGGTCGCGACCCTCTGCGGCGACGGGTCGACGGTCCAGGTGTCCCTCGACGAAGACGGCTCGGTCGCCTCCACGGAGCGAAGCGAGCGCTTCTTCGACGTCCTGACGGATCCCGTCTCGATGGTCGGGGTGCGGAGCGGCGCCGCCTGGCTCTTCGTGAGCTTTCTCGGGCAGGTCCACGCGATCGACTACGCCGCGTCGAAGCCGAAGGCCTCGGCCTCCTGGTCCCTCGTCTCCGCGGCGGAGAAGGACGCGGGATGGCGCCCCGGCGGTCTCCAGCCCCATGCGCTGCATGCCGCGACGGGGCGACTCTTCGTCCTGATGCACGAGGGCGAAGCCGGGTCGCACAAGGACGCGAGCCCCGAGATCTGGGTCTTCGACATCGCCGAGCAGGCTCGCCGCGCCCGCTTCGACGTGCCCAACCTGGCGGTCGAGTTCCTCGGTCCGATGTTCGGGTTGGCGCCCGGCAGCTTCGCCCATTCGGTCCTCGGCTGGCTCGTGCCGAACGAGGGCGCCCATTCCCTGGTCGTCTCCCAGGATCCGTCGCCGCTCCTCTTCACCCGCTCCGGCGACTTCGGCGTCGTCGGCGTGATCGATCCGGAGAGCGGCGACCATGTTCGGACCCTCGTGGAGGCCGGACTGAGCGGGCCCTCCCTCGGAGTGCCGTGATGCCCGGACTCGATCCCGTCCTCCCGCTCTTCGCGCGTCTCGCGCTCGCTCTGCTCTTCGTCGGCGCCGTTCGGCACAAGCTCGCGGACCTGCTCCGCTTCGAAGGGATCGTGCGCGACTATCGCCTCGCCCCCGCGACCTGGTCGTTCGGAATCGCGCGCGTGCTCCCGGCGCTCGAGATCGGGCTCGTCGTCGGACTCGTCGTGCCGTGGACGGCGCCTCACGCGTCCGTCCTCGCGGCGATCGTGCTTGCCGGGTACGCCGTGGCGATCGGCGTGAACCTCGCGAGGGGGCGCAACGAGATCGAGTGCGGCTGCGGTGGCCCCGGGGAGCGCCTGCACCCTCGGCTCGTGGCGCGCAACGCACTGCTGATCGCGGTCGGCCTCGTCGGTGCTTCGGTATCCACGGATCGCGTTCTAGGCGCGCTCGACGGGCTGACGCTCGCCGTCGGTCTCGCGAGCGTGGCCCTGCTCTGGTCGGCGGCTTCGCACCTCGTCGGCGTCGCGGACGCCGAGCTCGAGCAGGGGACGTCATGACGCAGGCGCTCGTCGTCTCGGTCGTCGCCCTCTGGATCGTCGTGCTCGTGCTGGCGGGGGTCGTGTTCGCCCTGGCGCGGCAGGTCGGTGTTCTCCACGAGCGCATCGCGCCCGCCGGCGCGCTGGCCCTCTCGGATGGGCCGAAGGTCGGAGAGGCGGCGCCGACCGTCGCTGTGGAGGCCCTCGACGGCACGTTCGGGCGGATCGGTGAGCCCGATCCGGACGGGCGCGTACGGCTGCTCTTCTTCGTGTCCCCGCGCTGTCCCGTCTGCAAGAGCCTGCTGCCCACGGTGAAGCGGATCGCGCGGGAGCGCGCTTCGAAGCTCGTGATCGCGAGCGACGGCGCCGAGGAGGACCACGTCGGCCTCGCGCGGGAGCACGAGCTCGCGCCGGCGGACTACGTTCTCTCCGCGGAGCTCTCGGTCCGATACGGGATCGCGAAGCTGCCCTACGCTGTCCTCCTGGATGGCGACGGCATCGTTCGCGGTCAGGGAATCGTGAACACCCGCGAGCACGTCGAGAGCCTCTTCGAGGCGGAGCAGCTGCGGGTCGGATCGATCCAGGACTACCTCTCCCAGCAGCCCCTGGCCGTCGAGACTCGGAGGAGCGACGCATGAGCGGATTCGACGATGGCTTCGAGCGCCTCACTCGCGGACTCGCGCGCAACACGAGTCGAAGGTCCCTGCTGTCGCGCTTCGGCGCGCTGCTGGTCGGTGCGGCCGCGGTGCCGCTGCTGCCGGTGGCGCGAGCCTCCGCCGATTCGCCGCGGGTGCCGGCGCCGGACGAGGACGTGCCCGGCGAAGCAGGCGATCCGACGAAATGCGACTACTGGCGACACTGCGCGATCGACGGATTTCTCTGCGCCTGCTGCGGAGGGAGCGCGACCACCTGTCCGCCCGGAACCGAGATGTCCCCCGTCACCTGGATCGGAACCTGTCAGAATCCCGGCGACGGCAAGGACTACGTGATCTCCTACAACGATTGTTGCGGCAAGGGATTCTGCGGACGTTGCGGCTGCAACCGGAACGAAGGCGATCGGCCCGAGTACCACTGGTACCGCAGCAACGACATCAACTGGTGCGCCG includes:
- a CDS encoding efflux RND transporter periplasmic adaptor subunit; translated protein: MTLASNCPRPGRPLTCRPVLLLLALTAGVIGCGEEEVTQREIPPLPVFATVLEATDLPRTVTSVGSLESPEMTTVASEIAGTVVEVSAREGERVEVGHTALRLDDTEARANLKVRDAQLKNARDRLARIERLHSDGVASQARLDDAQAAYDAADGARRAARTRLARHALRAPYAGTLGLFSVDLGDYIDRGDPIVEISDTSALELRFALPQRFIAQVETEQTVYGIVGRCGPRFEGRVIAVDPRVDPETRMVGVRAAVPNAEGLLHPGMAVRLRVVTGTFEDAILLPQEAIIRQGTKHIVQVVDEEDRAQPREIRIGDYYLDGAHVTEGLAPGEKVVVAGQQKLRQPGMKVIPSPDDRASERNPVAEVGRYGPAGCESS
- a CDS encoding methylamine dehydrogenase (amicyanin) light chain, with amino-acid sequence MSGFDDGFERLTRGLARNTSRRSLLSRFGALLVGAAAVPLLPVARASADSPRVPAPDEDVPGEAGDPTKCDYWRHCAIDGFLCACCGGSATTCPPGTEMSPVTWIGTCQNPGDGKDYVISYNDCCGKGFCGRCGCNRNEGDRPEYHWYRSNDINWCAGAESQAYHCSVALVVGQATEAQPER
- a CDS encoding methylamine utilization protein MauE, which translates into the protein MPGLDPVLPLFARLALALLFVGAVRHKLADLLRFEGIVRDYRLAPATWSFGIARVLPALEIGLVVGLVVPWTAPHASVLAAIVLAGYAVAIGVNLARGRNEIECGCGGPGERLHPRLVARNALLIAVGLVGASVSTDRVLGALDGLTLAVGLASVALLWSAASHLVGVADAELEQGTS
- a CDS encoding efflux RND transporter permease subunit, producing the protein MTLSDLSIGRPVLATVMSLLIVVAGVAAYRSLPVRELPDVDKPVVSISTIYIGASPETVEATVTEPLEAEMNGLEGIEVITSSSYYGISVINVEFAAGRDLDLAATDVSNAVQRAVGDLPEEAERPVVRKSGADSSPIIWINVFADDYSLVDQTDIADRLVQSRMQLLPGVAQAVIGGERRYAMRIWLDPARMAARGVDALDVRDAIRRSNLQLPAGELEATTRKFTINADAQLEEASDFAAIVIRETEDMPIRLRDVGWVELGSANYHTITRYAGRETVGVGIVRQSRANELDISDAVHAEMRAIEPSLPPGVELTTATDSTIFVREAMKEVWQTLAIAFGVVVLVNLFYLQSRTTTTIVSIVIPVSLVGTFAAMAVLGFSVNILTLLALVLCIGLLVDDAIVVLENVYRHQETGEGRLDAAKRGAREVLFPVLATSAAVIAVLVPLSLMSGDTGRLFREFAITAAAAVAISTFIALSLVPMLCSRFLTVKERQGPLSSAINRGIAVVARVYDRLLDRALRFPVAIAVLLLAVVATTWLLFERIDQTFLPVEDKGEAMIFIRAPEGSTASYTARALDQVEEVLLATPEIDGFFEAIGMGFGRGEDTGLGSLFIRFRHWSERERKQQDVVESLYGQLLGGIREALVLIFNRPSLGQESDSDIEVVFTSASADLFEFADLMGQIVGRAQALGTLYNVDSDLRLANPQLDIDFDRERAADLGIPIGSVAESLRLLVSQGPADEFVLRNEQYDVVMALESPLRSVPEQLGEIHVRSASGAMIPLSSLIEPKAGIGPSTLNHYGLRRSATFSASLLQGADLEDTLQRLEAIFDETLPPGFTRDLRGNAKEYRESSQQVLITFGLALVIIYLVLAAQFESFLHPLTVLFSVPLSTLGALFALWLFNELHEKGFYSAPQSLNLYSQIGMILLIGLVTKNAILLVDFANQERARGASLQDALRAAGHTRFRPILMTSTTSVLGSLPLVLASGAGAESRQAIGVAVVGGLLFSTIFTLVVVPVVHAWLVTLSERFVRAPDPPI
- a CDS encoding cytochrome P450 — encoded protein: MPISLEELDLTDSDLYRQGFPHEIFQQLRDEAPVWRHPETSGFAETGGEGFTVLSRYEDIQAANRDPELFLSCKGPGLGYEGSGLMLTDMDGAAHLRQRKLISAGFTPRMTRRLEGLAREWATKIVDDAIEKETVEFVQDVAYQLPMHMIADILGIPLEERDWLFKTTNDMLLCIDPEYPVPESDREGLATQVFAYGHEILGRKRENATDDVLSLLATVSDDQGPLNDLELEAFFMLLTVAGSETTRNAISSGLQKLLTEPEQLAALRSDPSLMKGATEEIIRWTSPVAYFKRMVARETEIAGVPLVEGERVTLWYPSANRDERAFEDPSRFDVRRKKNEHVAFGGGGPHFCLGAHLARREIMILFEELLSRTADIELVGDPTYSVLGIGNPILLSLGKLPVRLKAA
- the mauD gene encoding methylamine dehydrogenase accessory protein MauD, whose translation is MTQALVVSVVALWIVVLVLAGVVFALARQVGVLHERIAPAGALALSDGPKVGEAAPTVAVEALDGTFGRIGEPDPDGRVRLLFFVSPRCPVCKSLLPTVKRIARERASKLVIASDGAEEDHVGLAREHELAPADYVLSAELSVRYGIAKLPYAVLLDGDGIVRGQGIVNTREHVESLFEAEQLRVGSIQDYLSQQPLAVETRRSDA
- a CDS encoding VOC family protein, whose translation is MSGIHEVFAYLRVSDATRAIDYYRDAFDATEKFRLVEPSGRIGHAELDLGGTTLMLSDEYPEAGIQGPEAIGGTSVTIHLHVDDADAVLARAEKAGGEIIRPPADQFYGERSGTVRDPFGHEWNVGHEIEAVTPEEMQRRYDAMFDG